The following proteins come from a genomic window of Corynebacterium falsenii:
- a CDS encoding L,D-transpeptidase, with protein MTTGSRRSPFRGRKTATSARAIGAVIAVSALALTSACTIGNDSANVDSSQAANSSNGDREQKSKAHLKSNFKDGATSADITKPVEVTADEKIDSVSLVNPEGVEVKGTFNDDHTKWTANEKLGFGRTYTLEAKSGSEKLNETFTTVTPDYTLGYSLSPMDGSTVGVGQTIAIRFEGVPTDRKAIEKAISIETDPHVEGAFYWITNQEVRWRPEHFWKPGTKVSVKVDLYGVDLGDGAYGDADMSAKFTIGDETRAVVDDNTKTMTVYHNGEVIKTMPVSLGRDDQYPTPNGIYMIGDQHQSIVMDSRTYGLPLEAGGYKQDVAYATQMSYSGIYIHSAPWSVWAQGNTNTSHGCVNVSPENALWVLNNMGRGDIVEVKNTTGGTLNGADGLGDWNIPWSTWKGGNDNS; from the coding sequence ATCACCACCGGTTCCCGCCGTTCACCATTCCGCGGTCGCAAGACCGCCACATCCGCACGTGCCATCGGTGCAGTCATCGCCGTGAGCGCCCTTGCCCTCACCAGCGCCTGCACCATCGGCAACGACAGCGCGAATGTGGACAGCAGCCAGGCGGCGAACTCGAGCAACGGTGACCGCGAGCAAAAGTCCAAGGCTCACCTGAAGTCTAACTTCAAGGACGGTGCAACCTCCGCGGACATCACCAAGCCAGTCGAGGTCACCGCTGACGAGAAGATCGACTCCGTGTCGCTGGTCAATCCTGAGGGCGTCGAAGTGAAAGGCACCTTCAACGACGATCACACCAAGTGGACCGCCAACGAGAAGCTCGGGTTCGGGCGCACCTACACCCTCGAGGCGAAGTCCGGCTCCGAGAAGCTGAATGAGACCTTCACCACCGTCACTCCCGACTACACCCTCGGCTACTCGCTGTCCCCGATGGACGGATCCACCGTGGGCGTCGGCCAGACCATCGCCATCCGCTTCGAAGGCGTACCCACCGACCGCAAGGCCATCGAAAAGGCCATCTCCATCGAAACCGACCCGCACGTGGAGGGCGCCTTCTACTGGATCACCAATCAGGAAGTTCGCTGGCGCCCAGAGCACTTCTGGAAGCCCGGAACGAAGGTCTCGGTGAAGGTGGATCTTTACGGCGTCGATCTTGGCGACGGCGCCTACGGCGATGCCGACATGAGCGCGAAGTTCACCATCGGCGACGAGACCCGTGCCGTCGTCGACGACAACACCAAGACCATGACCGTCTACCACAACGGTGAGGTCATCAAGACCATGCCGGTCTCCCTCGGCCGCGACGATCAGTACCCGACCCCCAACGGCATCTACATGATCGGCGACCAGCACCAGTCGATCGTCATGGACTCCCGCACCTATGGCCTGCCCCTGGAGGCCGGCGGCTACAAGCAGGACGTCGCCTACGCCACCCAGATGAGCTACTCCGGTATTTACATCCACTCCGCCCCGTGGAGCGTGTGGGCACAGGGCAACACGAACACCTCGCACGGCTGCGTGAACGTGTCTCCGGAAAACGCCCTGTGGGTGCTGAACAACATGGGCCGCGGCGACATCGTCGAGGTGAAGAACACCACCGGCGGCACCCTCAACGGCGCCGATGGTCTCGGCGACTGGAACATCCCGTGGAGCACCTGGAAGGGTGGCAACGACAACTCTTAG
- a CDS encoding heavy-metal-associated domain-containing protein, whose amino-acid sequence MSEGTTEQTFTVTGMSCDHCENAVLEEVSRVEGVSNVKVSASEGTLVLDNDGSASEQAILDAVDEAGYEAKPAQ is encoded by the coding sequence ATGAGCGAAGGAACCACCGAGCAGACATTCACCGTCACCGGCATGAGCTGCGACCACTGCGAAAACGCCGTCCTGGAGGAAGTCTCCCGCGTCGAAGGCGTGAGCAACGTGAAGGTCAGCGCCTCCGAGGGCACCCTCGTGCTCGACAACGACGGCTCCGCCAGCGAGCAGGCCATCCTCGACGCCGTCGACGAAGCCGGCTACGAGGCCAAGCCTGCTCAGTAA
- a CDS encoding flavin reductase family protein has product MSSQQQAQFRDVFRGHPAGVTLISATVDGRPVGLTASSVSSLSLDPLSVSFSFMKDTGSAGELLRADSVLIHFLTQDQADVAATFAAPSGGGAVASTMKTEKTTTQTTTKSEDPHTDATVSDRFAAAHGWTTSPTGEPLLPGCRAVMRARYISTMPAGHSTLVAAEVLDVLEQDPETEPLLFMGHKFYGTKPLAPVLDS; this is encoded by the coding sequence ATGAGCTCACAACAGCAAGCGCAGTTCCGGGACGTCTTCCGCGGCCACCCGGCCGGGGTCACTCTCATCAGCGCCACCGTCGACGGTCGGCCGGTGGGGCTCACGGCATCGTCGGTGTCGTCGCTGTCGCTGGATCCGCTCTCGGTGAGTTTCTCCTTCATGAAGGACACGGGCTCGGCCGGTGAGCTGCTGCGCGCCGATAGCGTCCTCATCCACTTCCTCACCCAGGATCAGGCAGACGTGGCGGCTACCTTCGCGGCACCGTCGGGTGGCGGGGCTGTGGCGTCGACAATGAAAACAGAGAAAACGACCACGCAAACGACCACCAAATCGGAAGACCCCCACACAGACGCAACCGTGAGCGACCGTTTCGCTGCCGCTCACGGTTGGACCACCTCCCCCACCGGTGAGCCGCTGCTGCCCGGGTGCCGGGCGGTGATGCGGGCGCGGTACATCTCGACCATGCCGGCGGGACATTCCACGCTGGTGGCGGCGGAGGTGCTTGACGTGCTGGAGCAGGACCCCGAGACGGAGCCGCTGCTGTTTATGGGGCACAAGTTTTACGGCACGAAGCCGCTGGCCCCTGTGCTGGACAGTTAA
- the orn gene encoding oligoribonuclease, which translates to MTGLDPDQHVLVEIAVIVTDAQLNPLDEGIDLVIHATEDELSRMDDFVRKMHGGSGLTEQIRESQISLAEAERQVLEYVKKFVPVARMAPLAGNSIGTDRTFIARYMPTLNEYLHYRMIDVSSVKELARRWYPRVYNGQPEKGMAHRALADIKESIRELAYYRSALMVPEQPELEAITAARREAEDRFPI; encoded by the coding sequence ATGACTGGGCTCGATCCGGATCAGCACGTGCTGGTGGAGATCGCCGTGATCGTCACGGATGCCCAGCTCAACCCCCTCGATGAGGGCATCGACCTGGTCATTCACGCCACCGAGGACGAGCTGTCGCGCATGGACGATTTCGTGCGCAAGATGCACGGTGGCTCGGGACTAACGGAGCAGATCCGCGAGTCGCAGATCAGCCTGGCCGAGGCTGAGCGACAGGTGCTGGAGTATGTGAAGAAGTTCGTGCCGGTGGCGCGGATGGCCCCGCTGGCGGGCAACTCGATCGGCACGGATCGTACCTTCATTGCCCGCTATATGCCCACGCTGAATGAGTACCTGCACTATCGCATGATCGACGTCTCCAGCGTGAAGGAGCTCGCTCGGCGCTGGTACCCGCGGGTGTACAACGGTCAGCCGGAAAAGGGCATGGCGCACCGCGCGTTGGCTGACATCAAGGAATCGATCCGCGAGCTGGCGTACTACCGCTCGGCGCTGATGGTTCCGGAGCAGCCGGAGCTGGAGGCGATCACTGCGGCGCGGCGCGAGGCGGAGGACCGCTTCCCGATCTAG
- the cmrA gene encoding mycolate reductase (Catalyzes the final step in mycolic acid biosynthesis.): protein MADKHLPSPAPGKWAVITGASSGIGKAIALELGRRGHDLILVARSTGPMEEVAAALPGREVRVRSVDLSDATPRAEFLEELKGLDVNIIVNSAGIATFGNFSDLDYGYERSQFELNATALFELTAAVIPGMIAAGEGGIVNVGSAAGNMAIPGNATYVGTKAMVNTFTESLHYELKPHGVHCTLLAPGPVREARKDDDERTEVDDAVPDFLWTTYEDCAVETLEALAANKLRVVPGPLSKAMNVASTYLPRRLTAPIMGKFYSKMAADAAEDAAHTADAAVNTAGAAHATDAADAADKGR, encoded by the coding sequence ATGGCAGACAAGCATCTTCCCTCCCCCGCGCCTGGTAAATGGGCGGTGATAACTGGGGCGTCGTCGGGCATCGGCAAGGCGATCGCCTTGGAGCTCGGCCGCCGAGGCCACGACCTGATCCTCGTTGCTCGCTCCACGGGCCCGATGGAGGAGGTCGCCGCCGCCCTTCCTGGCCGGGAGGTTCGGGTTCGGTCTGTCGATCTATCCGACGCCACCCCCCGCGCCGAATTCCTCGAAGAATTGAAGGGACTGGACGTAAACATCATCGTCAACAGCGCAGGTATTGCGACCTTCGGCAACTTCTCCGATCTCGATTACGGGTACGAGCGCTCGCAGTTTGAACTCAACGCGACTGCTCTGTTTGAGCTCACCGCCGCGGTGATCCCGGGGATGATCGCTGCGGGCGAGGGCGGCATTGTCAACGTCGGCTCGGCCGCCGGAAACATGGCGATTCCCGGCAACGCCACCTACGTGGGCACGAAGGCAATGGTGAACACCTTCACCGAGTCCCTGCACTACGAGCTGAAGCCGCACGGCGTCCACTGCACGCTACTGGCTCCGGGGCCGGTGCGGGAGGCGCGCAAGGACGACGATGAGCGCACCGAGGTCGACGACGCGGTGCCGGACTTCCTGTGGACCACCTACGAGGACTGCGCCGTGGAGACGCTCGAGGCGCTAGCGGCGAACAAGCTGCGCGTGGTGCCCGGCCCGCTGTCGAAGGCGATGAACGTGGCGTCGACTTACCTGCCGCGGCGCCTGACTGCGCCGATCATGGGCAAGTTCTACTCCAAGATGGCTGCGGACGCCGCAGAGGACGCTGCACACACTGCCGACGCCGCAGTAAACACCGCAGGCGCCGCACACGCCACAGACGCAGCAGACGCCGCAGATAAGGGAAGGTAA
- a CDS encoding cytochrome c oxidase assembly protein, whose product MVDAQPQPAQKLHNPRTVYVLGVLVSAAIGAIIGYSFLGESLALLGIPDPGEPTTIGLPFLRSAGIFIACIGIGGFLMAAFGAAPRKDGTLDLDGFKAARTGSWSMILWAACSFMLIPMYMSDVSGSPLKETLKPRYWGIALEQVSAAKSWLWVSIFAAFVGVVSLLTRKWIWQPIFLAISILSLIPLALEGHSAAGGNHDYGVNSLLWHIVFTSLWVGGLMALIAYAGRRGPHLALIVKRYSFLALFSIIALAVSGVINALLRVKPVELVTTQYGWVILTKMALTLALAWCGWVHREKIIPQLEAAEAEGGKATMEQRWPFIRFATVEVMIMAATIGVAVSLSRIPPPVERNANLTQQDVLLGYTLTEPPSVLNYFTMFRFDLVFGTGALLLQAGYMWAWWTLRKRGDAWPISRLWWWTAGNVTLIFATSSGLGMYSMAMFAPHMLQHVILSMVIPVFWVLGGPMTLLLRALPPAGKNQPPGPREWLVVFINNPVSRFLTNPIVAATQFVVGFYYLYLSPLFNWMAPEHAGHLFMMLHFLISGYIFYWVVIGVDAAPRQLSPFIKMLTLFGMVTFHAWFGIAMMQMSEPLNADFYNQLNFPFDVDLAQQQNLGGGITWGLGEIPLLIVTIAHGFQWLRSDQKDAKRHDRKEERSGDQELEAYNAMLAGLAAGTTDTGNRGYYGDDYHDSEVQSALHSNSYKQKMRKHKYHHDLEHDLEHDSEHDPEQDSGRDHEHDHEHDREHDHEKHL is encoded by the coding sequence ATGGTAGATGCACAACCCCAACCCGCGCAGAAGCTGCACAATCCGCGCACGGTATACGTGCTGGGTGTGCTGGTTTCCGCCGCGATTGGCGCGATCATCGGCTACAGCTTCCTGGGTGAATCACTGGCGCTGCTGGGCATCCCCGATCCCGGCGAGCCCACCACCATCGGCCTGCCATTCCTGCGCTCGGCGGGCATCTTCATCGCGTGTATCGGCATCGGCGGGTTCCTCATGGCTGCCTTCGGGGCAGCGCCGCGCAAGGATGGGACTCTCGACCTCGACGGCTTCAAGGCCGCCCGCACGGGCAGCTGGTCGATGATCCTGTGGGCGGCGTGTTCGTTCATGCTCATCCCGATGTACATGTCCGACGTCTCAGGCTCCCCTCTCAAGGAGACCCTCAAGCCGCGGTACTGGGGCATCGCCTTGGAACAGGTGTCTGCGGCGAAGTCGTGGCTGTGGGTCAGCATCTTCGCCGCGTTCGTGGGCGTGGTGAGCCTGCTGACGCGCAAGTGGATCTGGCAGCCGATCTTCCTGGCTATTTCCATTCTGTCGCTCATCCCGCTGGCGCTGGAGGGGCACTCTGCGGCCGGCGGCAATCACGATTACGGCGTGAACTCCCTGCTGTGGCACATCGTGTTCACCAGCCTGTGGGTCGGTGGCCTCATGGCCCTGATCGCCTACGCCGGCCGCCGCGGCCCGCACCTGGCGCTCATCGTGAAGCGCTACAGCTTTCTGGCGCTGTTTTCCATCATTGCTCTGGCGGTTTCTGGTGTCATCAACGCGCTGCTGCGCGTGAAGCCGGTGGAGCTGGTGACCACGCAGTACGGCTGGGTGATCCTCACCAAGATGGCACTGACCCTGGCGCTGGCGTGGTGTGGCTGGGTCCACCGCGAGAAGATCATCCCGCAGCTGGAGGCCGCCGAGGCAGAAGGCGGCAAGGCCACGATGGAGCAGCGCTGGCCATTCATCCGCTTCGCCACCGTGGAGGTCATGATCATGGCCGCCACCATCGGCGTGGCCGTGAGCCTCTCGCGCATCCCCCCGCCCGTGGAGCGCAACGCGAACCTCACGCAGCAGGACGTGCTGCTCGGCTACACCCTGACCGAGCCGCCGAGCGTGCTGAATTACTTCACGATGTTCCGGTTTGATCTGGTGTTTGGTACTGGTGCTCTGCTACTGCAGGCCGGTTACATGTGGGCGTGGTGGACGCTGCGTAAGCGCGGCGACGCCTGGCCCATCTCCCGACTGTGGTGGTGGACGGCCGGTAACGTGACGTTGATTTTTGCGACGTCTTCCGGGCTGGGCATGTACTCCATGGCGATGTTCGCGCCGCACATGCTGCAGCACGTGATCCTGTCGATGGTCATCCCGGTGTTCTGGGTCCTCGGCGGCCCGATGACTCTGCTGCTGCGTGCGCTCCCTCCCGCAGGCAAGAATCAGCCACCGGGACCGCGCGAATGGCTGGTGGTGTTCATCAACAACCCGGTTTCGCGTTTCCTCACCAACCCCATCGTGGCCGCAACGCAGTTCGTGGTCGGGTTCTACTACCTGTACCTCTCGCCGCTGTTCAACTGGATGGCACCGGAGCACGCAGGCCACCTGTTCATGATGCTGCACTTCCTGATCTCGGGATACATCTTCTATTGGGTGGTTATTGGCGTCGACGCCGCACCGCGTCAGCTGTCTCCATTTATCAAGATGCTGACACTGTTTGGCATGGTCACGTTCCACGCGTGGTTCGGCATCGCCATGATGCAAATGTCGGAGCCACTGAATGCTGACTTCTACAACCAACTGAACTTCCCCTTCGACGTGGATTTGGCGCAGCAGCAGAACCTTGGCGGCGGTATCACGTGGGGCCTGGGCGAGATCCCGCTGTTGATCGTGACGATCGCACACGGTTTCCAGTGGCTGCGCTCCGACCAGAAGGACGCCAAGCGGCACGACCGCAAGGAAGAGCGGTCCGGCGACCAGGAGCTGGAGGCGTACAACGCGATGCTCGCCGGCCTGGCGGCGGGCACCACGGACACCGGCAATCGTGGGTACTACGGCGACGATTACCACGACAGCGAGGTGCAAAGCGCCCTGCACTCCAACAGCTACAAGCAGAAGATGCGCAAGCATAAGTATCACCATGATCTGGAGCACGACCTGGAGCACGATTCAGAGCACGACCCGGAGCAGGACTCAGGGCGTGACCACGAGCACGACCATGAGCACGACCGTGAGCACGACCATGAGAAGCACCTCTAG
- a CDS encoding single-stranded DNA-binding protein: MSSNLASVHLVGNAVKDPETIFHADDQGRGLVSVRMAVNSRYLANDGKWTDGDTTYVEVQCWNKLGVNVDFSVKKGMPIIVIGRLVQSTWESTNDDGSTQRRSVLRVKASHVGPDLNNRMARTFKPFTDEDAEQTGASEGQQGQQGQQERPGRPGQPSHPSHPSHPSQPGQPGEPDYPAADGSMPAAEQEGSLVAAGADGKPPF, encoded by the coding sequence ATGTCGAGCAACCTTGCAAGCGTCCACCTCGTGGGCAACGCAGTCAAAGATCCAGAAACCATTTTCCATGCGGACGACCAAGGCCGGGGCCTCGTGAGCGTTCGCATGGCAGTCAACAGCCGATACCTTGCCAACGACGGTAAGTGGACCGATGGGGATACCACCTATGTGGAAGTCCAGTGTTGGAACAAGTTGGGCGTCAACGTGGATTTTTCCGTGAAGAAGGGCATGCCCATCATCGTGATCGGACGGCTCGTGCAGTCCACGTGGGAGTCCACGAACGACGACGGCAGCACCCAGCGTCGCAGCGTTTTGCGCGTCAAGGCCAGCCACGTGGGTCCGGATCTGAACAACCGAATGGCGCGCACGTTCAAGCCGTTCACCGATGAGGATGCCGAGCAAACGGGCGCATCGGAGGGTCAGCAGGGTCAGCAGGGTCAGCAGGAGCGACCGGGCCGGCCCGGCCAGCCGAGTCACCCCAGTCACCCCAGTCACCCCAGTCAGCCCGGCCAGCCCGGTGAGCCCGACTACCCGGCGGCGGATGGCTCCATGCCGGCAGCGGAGCAGGAGGGCTCGCTCGTGGCTGCTGGCGCCGACGGGAAGCCCCCGTTCTAG
- the ettA gene encoding energy-dependent translational throttle protein EttA, which translates to MGEFIYTMKNVRKAHGDKVILDNVTMAFYPGAKIGVVGPNGAGKSSILKIMAGLDQPSNGEAFLDPGASVGILQQEPPLNEEKTVRENVEEGMGEIFQVRQRYEEIAEEMATNYTDELMEEMTTLQEKIDAADAWELDSKVEQAMDALRCPPADAPVTNLSGGERRRVALAKLLLSEPDLLLLDEPTNHLDAESVLWLEQHLAKYPGAVLAVTHDRYFLDHVAGWICEVDRGKLYPYEGNYSTYLETKAKRLEVAGKKDAKLQKRLKEELAWVRSGAKARQAKNKARLQRYEEMAAEAEQYKKLDFEEIQIPTPPRLGNQVVEVTNLTKGFDGRTLIKDLSFTLPRNGIVGVIGPNGVGKTTLFKTIVGLEEPDSGEVKVGSTVQLSYVDQNRANIDPEKTVWEVVSDGLDYIHVGQNEMPSRAYLSAFGFKGPDQQKPSKVLSGGERNRLNLALTLKQGGNLILLDEPTNDLDVETLSSLENALQQFPGCAVVISHDRWFLDRTCTHILAWEGNVAEGQWYWFEGNFEDYEKNKVERLGAEAARPHRVTHRKLTR; encoded by the coding sequence GTGGGCGAATTCATTTACACCATGAAGAACGTGCGCAAGGCGCACGGCGATAAGGTCATCCTCGACAACGTCACGATGGCCTTCTACCCCGGGGCGAAGATCGGCGTGGTTGGCCCCAACGGCGCCGGTAAGTCCTCGATCCTGAAGATCATGGCGGGCCTCGACCAGCCCTCCAACGGCGAGGCCTTCCTCGACCCGGGCGCATCCGTGGGCATCCTCCAGCAGGAGCCTCCGCTGAATGAGGAAAAGACCGTTCGCGAGAACGTCGAAGAGGGCATGGGTGAGATCTTCCAGGTGCGCCAGCGCTACGAGGAGATCGCCGAGGAAATGGCCACCAACTACACCGATGAGCTCATGGAGGAGATGACCACCCTCCAGGAGAAGATCGACGCGGCTGATGCCTGGGAGCTCGACTCCAAGGTGGAGCAGGCCATGGACGCCCTGCGCTGCCCGCCGGCCGATGCCCCCGTCACCAACCTGTCCGGTGGTGAGCGCCGCCGCGTGGCCCTGGCCAAGCTGCTGCTCAGCGAGCCGGACCTGCTGCTCCTCGACGAGCCCACCAACCACTTGGATGCCGAGTCCGTGCTGTGGCTCGAGCAGCACCTGGCCAAGTACCCCGGCGCCGTCCTGGCCGTGACCCACGACCGTTACTTCCTCGACCACGTTGCGGGCTGGATCTGTGAGGTCGACCGCGGCAAGCTCTACCCCTACGAGGGCAACTACTCCACCTACCTGGAGACCAAGGCTAAGCGCCTCGAGGTCGCAGGCAAGAAGGATGCCAAGCTGCAGAAGCGCCTGAAGGAAGAGCTCGCCTGGGTGCGTTCCGGCGCCAAGGCTCGCCAGGCCAAGAACAAGGCCCGCCTGCAGCGTTACGAGGAAATGGCCGCCGAGGCGGAGCAGTACAAGAAGCTCGACTTCGAAGAGATCCAGATCCCCACCCCGCCGCGTCTGGGTAATCAGGTCGTGGAGGTCACGAACCTCACCAAGGGCTTCGATGGCCGTACCCTCATCAAGGATCTGTCCTTCACCCTGCCGCGCAACGGCATTGTTGGCGTGATCGGCCCTAACGGCGTCGGTAAGACCACGCTGTTCAAGACCATCGTGGGGCTAGAAGAGCCCGATTCCGGCGAGGTGAAGGTCGGCTCCACCGTGCAGCTCAGCTACGTGGACCAGAACCGCGCCAACATCGACCCGGAAAAGACCGTGTGGGAGGTCGTCTCCGATGGCCTGGATTACATCCACGTTGGCCAGAACGAGATGCCGTCGCGCGCTTACCTGTCTGCTTTCGGCTTCAAGGGTCCGGATCAGCAGAAGCCGTCCAAGGTGCTGTCCGGTGGTGAGCGCAACCGCCTGAACCTGGCACTGACGCTAAAGCAGGGCGGAAACCTGATCCTGCTCGATGAGCCGACCAACGACCTGGACGTGGAGACCCTGTCCTCGCTGGAGAACGCTCTGCAGCAGTTCCCGGGTTGTGCCGTGGTCATCTCGCACGACCGCTGGTTCCTGGACCGCACCTGTACCCACATCCTCGCCTGGGAGGGCAACGTTGCCGAGGGCCAGTGGTACTGGTTCGAGGGTAACTTCGAGGATTACGAGAAGAACAAGGTTGAGCGCCTCGGTGCCGAGGCCGCCCGCCCGCACCGCGTGACCCACCGCAAGCTGACCCGCTAA
- a CDS encoding acyl-CoA thioesterase: protein MPFIDNDATGTRWHTCHRELRWSDFDQYQHVNNAKYLEFGQDARMVFLKDVLMEMDIAVPPFFVRYTTIDYPRPLSPGEAEVAVSSFFTKVGRKSCTMRQQVRDSLGQVACTIDTVMVGIDMMTGKSREWTPSDIENLNRFLIPVDDADELDEPEHELGKIENTRPIESFS, encoded by the coding sequence ATGCCGTTTATTGACAACGACGCCACCGGCACCCGCTGGCACACCTGCCACCGGGAACTCCGGTGGTCCGACTTCGATCAGTACCAGCACGTCAACAACGCCAAGTACCTGGAGTTCGGGCAAGACGCCCGCATGGTGTTCCTCAAGGACGTCCTCATGGAAATGGACATCGCCGTGCCGCCGTTCTTCGTCCGCTACACGACCATCGACTACCCGCGTCCGCTGTCGCCCGGGGAGGCCGAAGTCGCCGTGAGCAGCTTCTTCACCAAGGTCGGCCGCAAATCCTGCACCATGCGCCAGCAGGTCCGCGATTCGCTCGGCCAAGTCGCCTGCACCATCGACACCGTCATGGTGGGCATCGACATGATGACCGGCAAGTCTCGCGAGTGGACCCCCAGCGACATCGAGAATCTCAACCGCTTCCTCATCCCAGTCGACGACGCCGACGAGCTCGACGAACCCGAGCACGAACTGGGAAAAATTGAGAACACCCGCCCCATCGAGTCCTTCAGCTGA
- a CDS encoding TSUP family transporter — translation MLAALIAGSAMAGFVDAVVGGGGLILIPLLMVFLPGTPAVSAIATNKVASVSGTASATVSLLRTVRVDRRLVSVGVPIALLSAAIGALLASLMSNAVLRPIAIILLVAVGCYVALKPSFGQAVTGPHARGTKPITGGWRWAIALIAIGIIAIYDGFFGPGTGTFLIIVLTALLGRNFIESVTMAKIFNTSTNLGALVVFTLSGVVMWKLGIILAVANIVGAQIGARMVITKGTGFVRAMLLVVVTVMAIKLTVDLLM, via the coding sequence ATGCTCGCTGCCCTCATCGCCGGTTCGGCCATGGCCGGGTTCGTCGACGCCGTCGTGGGCGGTGGCGGGCTCATCCTCATCCCGCTGCTCATGGTTTTTCTGCCCGGCACTCCTGCGGTGTCGGCCATCGCCACGAACAAGGTGGCATCAGTCAGCGGCACGGCTTCGGCGACGGTGAGCCTGCTGCGCACCGTCCGCGTCGACCGCAGGCTCGTCTCCGTGGGAGTTCCCATCGCCCTGCTCAGCGCGGCAATCGGTGCCCTGCTCGCCTCACTGATGAGCAATGCGGTGTTGCGCCCAATCGCCATCATCCTTCTTGTTGCCGTCGGCTGCTACGTGGCTCTGAAACCCAGCTTCGGCCAAGCCGTCACCGGCCCACACGCTCGGGGCACGAAACCCATCACCGGCGGGTGGCGTTGGGCGATCGCCCTCATCGCCATCGGCATCATCGCTATCTACGACGGCTTTTTCGGCCCCGGCACCGGCACCTTCCTCATCATCGTGCTCACTGCTCTTCTCGGCCGCAATTTCATCGAATCCGTCACGATGGCAAAAATCTTCAACACGTCCACGAACCTTGGCGCCCTCGTGGTGTTCACCCTCAGCGGCGTGGTGATGTGGAAATTGGGGATCATCCTCGCTGTGGCCAACATCGTCGGCGCGCAGATCGGGGCTCGCATGGTGATCACGAAGGGCACGGGCTTTGTCCGCGCCATGCTGCTCGTGGTCGTGACGGTCATGGCGATCAAGCTCACCGTTGACCTCCTGATGTAG
- a CDS encoding globin — MTSFYDAVGGDATFRALVHGFYEQVKTDDILGPMYPAEDLEGAEDRLRWFLAQYWGGPEEFNEKRGHPRLRMRHARFPIDTAARDRWLELMANSMATIDSNTLPDEHRAAMWDHMERVAQMLVNKPDHI, encoded by the coding sequence ATGACCAGCTTCTACGATGCCGTCGGTGGCGATGCCACGTTCCGGGCTCTCGTCCACGGTTTCTACGAGCAGGTGAAGACGGACGATATCCTGGGCCCCATGTATCCCGCCGAGGATCTCGAGGGTGCCGAGGATCGCCTGCGCTGGTTCCTCGCCCAGTACTGGGGCGGTCCGGAAGAGTTCAACGAAAAGCGTGGGCACCCGCGCCTGCGGATGCGCCACGCCCGCTTCCCCATCGACACCGCCGCCAGGGATCGCTGGCTCGAGCTCATGGCTAACTCCATGGCCACCATCGATTCCAACACCCTCCCCGACGAGCATCGAGCAGCCATGTGGGATCACATGGAACGAGTGGCACAGATGCTGGTCAACAAGCCCGACCACATTTAG